DNA from Roseimicrobium sp. ORNL1:
GGTGAAGTGGTTCCCTGATTCAGGGAACGCAGAACGAACGTCAGGCGCACCGCTGCCTGCGGTGCGAGCACGGCAGGCAATGTGTGTGCGGCGAGGGTTCGCCGCACGATTGTACCCTGTGTGGACCGGGAGGCCACGATTTCCAGGCTTCTCGAGGGTTCAGCTCGTCTCCCGCTCCGCATTCGCGCCTTCCCAAACACCACCGCTGTTTCATTGACAGTTGTGCTGAACTTGGGGTGTAATGCGAGGGTATCCAGCACGCGAGCCCCTAGCTCTCACACCTTCCATGTTCGGCCTCTTCTCGAAACGCTGCCAGACCTGTAGCAAAACCTTCGACGGCCGCCGCTACAAGTGGCACATTGCAGGGAGAAAGCTTATCGTATGCGAGCGGTGTAACGGGCAACTGGAACACCGCGCAGGTGCCATGAGATTGAGCCGGGGCGGGCCTCCATCTCCAGAGACGTTTGGGGAAAGGTGGTCGGGCACCATCACGAACATCGTGATCGCCGCACTGGGCGTAGCCGCTGCCATCGCGATCGCACATTGGCGACCGAACCCTCAACATCAGGAGGCGACGGAGGCCGCAGATGCAGCACTGGAGAAGGCGGTGAGAGTTGCCGTCAGAGAAGAGGCTGCAATGGAGGACAATGATATGCTCGTTCTGGAGAGCAAGGATGGTAGGACCATCCGCGCGCAGATCCTCACGCTCACCCAGAGAGACGTATTTGTCCGGCGTGATGATAAGCTGGAGGTCCGTGTGCCCCTAAGCCAACTCACAGACGCATCGCTGCGAAAAGTGGAAGCGTTCAGGACGTCTTTGTCCGGCAACGTGCATTAAGCAACTCTCTTGAGAGGCCTCCCCATCCAGCACTTGCTATCTTAATTTCCGTTCATCTCCTTCAGCGAGAGACCTCGGCGTTGGAAGATTTTTTGATCAGCCGCTTGCGCCACGTTCCCGCAAGCGTACGATCGCGTCTTGTGCTTCTACACGGTTGCATAGGCACAAAACGGCTCGGTATCGTCCTCAACCTTTCCACCTTATAGCAACCCGGTGGGCTTTATCTTGCCGGGTTTTTTTATGGATCCTTGGTCAGTGCTATCAATCTTCGGTGCTTTGGGCTTCTTGCTGCTTCTGCTGTTGCTGGGGCGTGAGGGCCTCCGTATGTTCAAACGCGAAACCCGGGTTGGAGCCGCCGAGATGGGATTAGCTTCCTCTGGGGGAACGACCGCGGAGTATCGTTCCAAGGTGCATCTGTTGTCGAAGGCGGAACGCTCATTCTTCGGCGTGCTGCAGAATGAATTGAATGGGCAGTTCGTCGTATTCTCGAAGGTGCGGATGGCAGACATCGTGAAGCCGGTCTCCGTGGACGGACCTTCCTGGTGGACGGCCTTCAACCAGCTTTCCTCCAAGCACATTGACTTCGTCGTGTGTGAGCCCTCCAGCCTCGCGCTGGTCTGCTGCATCGAGCTGGACGACGCCTCCCACGATCGGGATGAACGGCGGGCGCGTGATGGATTTGTTGATAACTGCCTGGCTGCTGCCGGCATTCCCCTGCTCCGCTTTGCGGCCTCCAAAGGCTGCAACCCTAATGAGGTGCGCGACAAGTTCTGGCTGACTGTTGGCCGCCCTCAAGTGTCTTGAGGTGATGCACCTGGTGTCCCGAAACGCCGGTGAAGCAAGAGTGCACGCAACGTTGGTGCGAAAGTTTGGGCTTGCTCCAAACCGGGAAAATCCAGACGATATTCCCGTCAGGCCCCCGCATTCACATCCAGCTCGCGTGACCTATGACCACATCACAAAAGAATCAGATGCTGAAGTGGAACACCCTCTTGTGGGTCATGGCGATGGTCCTTCCGGGCATCTTCCACGTCGCCTTCGCCTCCACCAAATTTCCCTGGCCAATCATCATTCCCTGCCTGCTCCTCGGAGCATTGCTGGCATCGAACAACATGCTCTCCAAAGCCATTGGAACTCCTACAGACGCTCCTGCAGGGACAGAGCATCCCTGACTCACAGCCACAGACGGCAGTACCAAAGGGCTGCATAAAAGCCCAGCCCGAGCCCAGGCCCGGAGCCTGCCCGGCATTTTTCGATTGTCTTGCCGTTGTGCCTGTGATTCCGCTGAATCACTGATTCCCTGCGGATCCCACCAGACTGCACGGGTCCTTCCTACCTTCCCTCTCTCCGGTTCTCTTTCACCCATGGCCGCACAATTGTTTCCCTCTCCCTCCACGGTCTCACATCTGGTCTGCACGCTCACCCTGGCGACCAGCTTCTTTGTCAGTCCGATGATTCAGGCCATTGAGCATCCTACCGGCGGAACCACCTTGCAGGATGGCTCGACGCTGGAGGCGTGGGTGGGAAAGGAAGTGGGCACCGCCGAGCCCTTGGAAGGCGGAGGAAAGCGGCTCGTAGTGAGCCAGCCCGTGCCGGCGAAATCATACTCGGCACTTCTCACCACACCGTGCGGCGCGAGCCTGCAAAAAGAAGAGCCCCTCCTCGTGGTGGTAAAGGCACGCTCCGCAGGTGCAACGCCGGAGATGGGGGCGATGGTGGTAAAGCTGCAGATGAAAGCAGCCCCTTACCAAGCACTGGCGGACACGACGGAGATTCCCGTGCCGCCCACCTGGACAGACCTGCCCGTGACGCTCGTGCCCCGGGGTGATATCCCACCCGGAGACATCGTGGTGCAACTGCTGTGCGGCCACAAAAAGCAGACACTGGAGGTACAGTCCGTGCGGGTGGTCAAGTACCCCACCGGGACTGTCACCGCTGGATTCCCCCGCATCAAACGCACCTACATTGGACGCGAGGCAGATGCCCCTTGGAGGAAAGCCGCCTTGGAGCGCATCGAGAAGCACCGGAAGGCAGAACTTTCCCTGGCACTCACAAACTCCGAGGGCGCGGCTTTGTCCAACACGGAAGTCCATCTCAAGCTGCGCCGCCATGCGTTTGGCTTCGGCTCCGCCGTGACGGCGAAGCATCTCTGCGGAACCAGCGCGGATGATGCGCGCTACCGGGAGATTGTGGATCGGCTCTTCAGCATTGTGGTGTTTGAGAATGATCTGAAGGATGGAAATTGGGAGCCCTTCTTCGACGATGGACGGAAGGAGAAGCGCAATGCCGACCTGGAGCAGAGCTTTGCCTGGCTCGGCGAACGGCACATCCGCGTGCGCGGACACTACCTCATGCAGGTGGCTACGCCCTTCAACTTCGATGGAGTGAAGGACAACCAGGCCATTCATGACCGTGTGCTGGCCAGTGTGCGCGAGCGTTTGACGTTTGTGAAAGATCGCGTGTGCGAGTGGGATGTGATCAATCATCCCATCGCGTGGAGCGGTGCGGACATGCTGAACAAGCGACCGGGACTGGAGAAGCTTGATGAAGAAATCTTCCAGCTGGCGCGCACCCAGACGCAACTGCCCTTCTTTGTGAACGAGGACCAGGTGTTCCGCCCGGGACCGCAGCATGATGACACCTTCACCTACATCCAGCGCCTGCAGGCGGAGGGTCTCGCAGTACAGGGGCTCGGTAATCAAGCCCACTTCGATGAGAGCTATCTCCCCTCTCCCACGCATCTCCTGGAAGTTACCGATCACTTCCAGAAGCTCGTGAAGCAGCAGTCCATCACTGAATATGACATCGTCACGACGAATGATGACGAGCTGGCGGCGGACTACACGCGGGATGTGTTGATCGCGACCTTCAGTCATCCTGCGTACACCAGCTTCCTCCTGTGGGGATTCTGGGAGGGCTCCCACTGGAAACCTGAGGCGGCCTCATGGAATCTTGACTGGACCCTCAAGAAGCGCGGTGAAGTGCTGGAGGAATGGATTGGAAAAAGGTGGCAAACCAAAGTCACCCTGAAGACGGATGCGGAAGGCAGGCTGCACTGGCGTGGCTTCCCCGGCTGGTATGAAGTGACCGTGAAAGGCTCAAAGACAAAGGACGTCGAAGCCTCTGCTGAGGGTACGTCGGTCAAGGTGAGGATGGAAGCCTCTCCACGCTAGAACTTACGACTTATTGAGCCTTGCGTAATAGACTGACAGTGTCATCCCAAATATTTGGCAGTCATCAGTCTGGCAGCCGTGCCCTGAAGGGGCACAAGAGCAAAGCCCAGGGTTAGGGAGCCTCGGCGACCGACACCCTGGGTTGATGAGAAAAGATGCTCGACCCTGAAGGGGTCGCGGAGAGGGAGGCAATCCTCTGACGCGTGACATGCTTCTTGTGACGGCTCCTCCACCCCTTCAGGGTGGGATGCATTTGTGTACACCACCCAGGGTGTCGGTCGCTAAGGCTCTCTAACCCTGGGCTGGCCTCCTGCAGCCCTTCAGGCAGCAACTTCGGAAATGCAGTCCATCTCGTGGGGCTCACCACCGGCGTCAGCCTATTACGAAAGGTTCAACAGGCGAAGGGAACCTTCGCCCCTCAGCCACACTCAAAATCCAAAAATCGGCGGCGGCTTGTTCGGAGCGCCCTGCGTTTTCAGGCTCTCGATCTGTTTTTCAGAGTTGGCCAATTTGTCTTTGCACCAGCGGAAGTACTCATCCGAGATCTCCTGCACTGGCTTGGGTGAGTTGGCATAGGCCCAGAGGTAGGGACCGCCGTAGGTCCGGAGCCAGGTGGGTACCATGACTGTTTTTCCGCTCTTGTGGGAATAGTGCCCCACGAGCGGACCCATGCTCAGCGCGTACAGGCCTATCAGTACCAGCAACAGCAGAACCCACTTCGACATGGGTACACGGTGGCTCAAAAGCTCCCTGGCGCCACTGGTAAATTGGCGCCCCTGCTTCGGCCGAAATCCACGATGACGTGAAAGCAAATGCTGCGTCACAACCGCCCGGGCACTTACCAACTCCCTATAGGAACCGGGTTCGTCGCCACCCGCTCCCCACGCAGCCTGCATCTGTTGTCCGCCTCATTTTCAACCCTCTTCCTCATTCGACCGATGAGCATTCCTTACTACAATATCGCTCTGGCGGTTCAGTTACTGGGACTCCTTCTCGTCATGGGGGGCATGGTCGCCGTGCAATACTTCAGGGGAAAGGAGGAAGCCGTGCTTCGCACAGAACAGAAAGCCCTGCGTGCTGAGGCCGAGCGCGCACGCGATCATCTGGAGGACCCGAATGCGCCGCGCTGGGTTACCAAGGGCCTGGAGCGCGACTTGAAGATCTTCCTCCGCGCTCACCCACCCGTGATCATGCACTTTGGCGCGCTGAAGAATCATCGTGAATCCGTGACCTTCGCGCTGGCCCTGCAGAAGGTGTGCTATAAGGAGGGCTGGTCATCTTCGTTTCAAGTCATTGATCCCATCGCTGGTGTGCCCGTGCCGGTGGATGTGTGGATCACCGGTGATGCTGACTACCGTGAAGCCTTTGCCCACATTCTGCGCACCCACGGCATCAAGGTCGAGTATGTGGGTGCCACGCTCGATGGCTGGAGCTATGGCTATGATGATGCCGGGTTGGGCGTGTACGTGGGTGTGAAGAAGGGATGACAATTCTCATCCAGTATCCGCATAGGTCCGACATCAACCAAATGGGCTCGAAAATGCATGACAAGATGCAAAGGACATCTGAGACATGAAAGCATGTCTTGGAATCTGCTGATCTACAGTCCTGAGGGCACCTCGCTCGGAGAGCCTGCAGCCGTAAAGACCGCACTTGAGAATGCATTTCCAGGATTTGAATGGCGAACGTTCACCGAAGGTGGATTGATCGTGGATGGAGGCTTCACTCTGGATCTCGCCATCGAAGAGGGAGCCGTGAGAGACATCTACACCAATGGCGGCTACAACCATATCAGGCAACTGGCGGCACTATGTCAGCGCCAGCACTGGGCCATGGCAGATGCACAGGAAGGCGAGGACATCGATCTCGATGATCCCGTGAAGTGGTACGAGGAACGCATGGAGTGACGCACCGCCACTTCTCCTCTCACGGACGATTCATGGAACGAACAAACCCCACTGTTATCTCCATGAGAATCTTCGTCTACATCCTCGGATACCTCCTCCTCATTGGTGGCCTCGCTTGGGGCGCTTTGGTGATTGGCGTGCCGCTGCTGTATGTGCAGATCGCCAGCGTCATCTTCCTGGGTCTCGGCCTTATCGGCGCTGCCACCCGTACGCGCACTGCCCATGTGGTGACCAGCCCGCCTGCCACGACGGTGGTGGAGGACAGGAATACGCTGTAGCGCCGACACCACGAAGTGGTTTCACGGCGTCGTCACGGCTGGCTTCAGCAGATGCGCGGGCTCCACGCCTGCGGTTGCACTGAAGAGGTCCACCTTGTCATTGGGTGGCTCGTCAAAGACAACGCCATCGCGGGTCTCCACGATGTAAGGTTTGCCATGGGCCAAGGCAAAGATCACTACGACGGTGCCGTCTGAAGCTTTGATCTCCGCCCGCAGTACCGGCCTGTTCCGCGAGGGTGGTGTACCCGGCGGCAAGGGCGCTACCAGTGTGACGTCACACTCCCCCGGCGCGAGGGCTTTGGAAAAACCATCGTCCACCGTTCCCACCTGACCATCGGGCAGCCTCCCCGTGCTGCGCGCCCGGCCGTCGGGTATGGCGAAGAGCATCTCATTCTCAAAGACACCACTCTGGAAGAGCACGCGGAACACATCATTGGAGGTCTTCCCTTCGGGATATCTACCCTCGTTCCCAACGGCGTGGATGAAGAGCATTGTATTGATGCTCGCGAGTTGCTCCTGCACCTTTCTAGCCACCGCGAGCGCCTCTTCACGGCTGAGGCCCGCACCTGTGGGTGACGACACCACCGCTGCTGCCGGTACCGCTACTGGAGCCTGATCCATGCGTTGCTTAGCCTCTACCGGTACTTCCACTTTGGTCGTCCCGATGTCTGAGAACTTCGCGGTGATATTGAATCCCCGCGTCACTCCACCTTCCTCAAAGCGCTGCTGCATTTCCATCAACACCGGAAATCCCTGCTCGATGCGAATGCGGACGTTCACCTTCGCGGGAGTGACGACACCCTTCTTCTTGTCCAGGCCGAGGGCCTTCATCACCTCCTCGGGAGTTAGCTCCGCGGTGTAGAAGTCCCCCTCCATCTTAAAAGAGGTGATCGCACGCGCCATTGCCAATGCCATCTCGGCGGGAAGTTTCTTGCTGGTGAGCATGGTGAGTTCCCTCCGCATCGGCCGTGGACGGTCACTCTTCTTCTCCCGGTCATTCTCTTCCTGAATCAATTCTGCCACGGTCTTCCAGCCGTTTGGCATCTTGATGAGCCCCTTGCGCTTCTTGAACGCAATGTCGTAGGTACCATTGGGTGATGTTTGCGTGAGCAATGTCCATCCGTCGCGCTCTGCCTTGCCCGAGATGTCCCCCACCCCCTGTGGCATTGCAGGCACGATCTCGGTGCGCCACTGGAACGTCGCATTGGAAGCGTCCGCAAGCCGGGCAAACGCGGCCTGCACTTCGGCACTGGCATCCTCCGCCCAAGCCAGTTGGCTCCCAGCCAGGAGGCACGTGATGCTACCGACGATTACCAGCCTGCTGGGCATCACGCACCGGGCAAATAACCACGGAAATCTTTTCATAAGGCCATCCCTTTCGTTGCCGGAGACCCGGCGGTTGGAATTCGAAAATCAATCAACAAGCAGACGCTCGGCAGGGCCCGAGGACGAGGGGTAAAGGCCTTTTGTTCAGCAGAATAGCAGAACGCCAATTTCCGGGCAAGGATGCTGACGGGCGTTTCCTCTTCGAGTCTGTGGTCGGGACGCCTACTGGGCATCTCCGTCATCCGCCGTAGCTTGTATCCCAGCCAGCCCTTCGCCTTGCCGGATTCATTTCAACCATTTTCCAAAGACCAGGCCGTTTCCGGCCCGCGATCCCTAGGTGGAGGGTGTCATGCATGAGAAATCAGCCACCGTTTACGTGCTCGAGATCTGCAGGAGTCGAGGCAGGCAGTTCAGCCTGAGGGACATCGTCTCTCGCATCCACGAGCTGCATCCCGAGCTCACCGAGGATTTTCCCAATGTCTGGGGAGAACTCGTCCGACGGAAGAAAGTGCGCATCTGCCACGCGGGCGAGACGCTTCTATATGAAGTGGTGATGACCAGTCATGGCCATCACCACCCTCAACACAAACATCATTAGCGGATTAGACCGCCACCTTCTCCGAGCACTCCGCCTTCAGCAGGTCTTCCAGCTTTTCACGGCGCGAAATCATCTGCACCGACCCGTCCTCTTCCAGCCAGAGCTGAGGCGCGCGGCCGATGGAGTTGTAGTTGCTGCTCATCGCGTAGCCATAGGCACCGGCATCGTGAAGCACGAGCAAGTCGCCTGCTTCAGGCTGCGGAAGGTCGCGGGGCTGCAGGAGTTCCTGGTCGTCTCGCGTGAAGACGTCGCCGCTTTCGCAAAGAGGACCAGCCACCACGATGGGCACTTCCGGACGCTCGGCGCCATCATGCGGCAGCACGGTGATGCGGTGGTAGGAGCCGTACATCGCGGGACGCACGAGGTCCACGAAACCGGCATCCACCATCGCAAACGTCGCGCCGGCGCCCTTGGCATTGTCGCGTGTGCGCTTCACATCCGTGACCTGAGCCACGAGGATGCAGGTCGGCGCCACGTAATAGCGGCCCGGCTCAATCTCCAATCCGATGGGGCGTCCTTCGGCTGCGACGAGACGCTCACGGCAATCGGCAAAGAGCTTCTTCAAGCGCTCCAGCGGCACCTTCGCGTGCTGGTCGCGATAGTTGTGCGGGATGCCACCGCCGAGGCTCACCGAGCGGAGGTCTGGAAGCTGCGGCAGGAATGAAGCAAACTCCTCCGCAAGCTGCGTGAGGTTATCCACCAGCTCATCAAACTGCGGACCGCTGCCGATGTGCGCGTGCAGCATGTGGATAGGGAATCCCGCCGCCTGTGCCGCCTTGTTGATTTCCGCGAAGTCTTCGAACCAGATGCCGTGCTTCGAGCTGGGACCGCCGGTGTCGCATGCGTTCACGTGGCCATGGCCGAAGCCCGGGTTCACGCGCACGGAGATGCCACCCTTGTAGCCCGCCTTCACGAGGTCTTGAATCTGCCCGGGGCTGCCGATGTTCGGCAACACACCGTGCTTCAGCACCACGTCGAGCGCGTTGTCGCGGAAGACGTCGCAGGTAAGCGCCACCTGAGCAGGCTCCTGCCCACCTTGGTATCCGGCCGCCAAAGCGCGCAGCACTTCATTGCCGGACACCGCATCGATCCAGATGCCCGCCTTCTGCATCTCCTGCAGGATCTTCGTGGCCGGGCATGCCTTCATGGCAAAGCGCGCCTGCACACCGGGGCTGTCGGTGATGAATTTGATGTCGGCGATGCGCTGGCGCAGGGTCGCGGCGTCATACAGCCAGAAGGGCGTGCCTGCCGTCTGGGCAAGCTTGCGAAGGAGCTCAGGATTCAGTGTCATGGAAAGCGAAAGGCGGCCTGTGAGTTAAGCCGGGCTGGGAGGTCGTGCAAGTGTGGGGTGATGGTCGGTGCTGTGGGGTTAATCCGGAAAGGGTAGCCGCAAAAAGACGCAAAAGGCACAAAGGGTTGAGCTGTTGGGTTACATGACACTCACAGTCATTCGCAGCCTCGTGAGACCAGTCACTTCTCGATATCCAACTTTCAAAGTCCACGGCGCGTCGCCTCACCACTGAAGAATCCTTTTTGAGCCTTTTGCGTCTTTTTGCGGCTAATCCTTCAGTTGGTCACACCGGTTGAGCCACCTTCGCTGCCGACGTCGCCACCTCCTGCAGCACTTTCTCGAAGTTCTCCGCCATCTTCGCAGAGGAGAAGTGCGCGCGGGCATTCACCTTCGCGGTGGCTGCCATCTGGTGACGGCGGGCGTCGTCCTTCAGCAACTCCTCCAAAGCAGTGGCCAGCGCCTGCGGATCATCGGGATCACAAATCACGCCGCCCTGGGTGACTTCAAGGATTTCCGGAAAAGCGCCATGGCGCGGCTGCACCACGGGGACGCCCACGCCCTGCGCTTCGGCAATGTACAGGCCGAAGGC
Protein-coding regions in this window:
- a CDS encoding DUF2726 domain-containing protein, giving the protein MGLASSGGTTAEYRSKVHLLSKAERSFFGVLQNELNGQFVVFSKVRMADIVKPVSVDGPSWWTAFNQLSSKHIDFVVCEPSSLALVCCIELDDASHDRDERRARDGFVDNCLAAAGIPLLRFAASKGCNPNEVRDKFWLTVGRPQVS
- a CDS encoding endo-1,4-beta-xylanase, with protein sequence MAAQLFPSPSTVSHLVCTLTLATSFFVSPMIQAIEHPTGGTTLQDGSTLEAWVGKEVGTAEPLEGGGKRLVVSQPVPAKSYSALLTTPCGASLQKEEPLLVVVKARSAGATPEMGAMVVKLQMKAAPYQALADTTEIPVPPTWTDLPVTLVPRGDIPPGDIVVQLLCGHKKQTLEVQSVRVVKYPTGTVTAGFPRIKRTYIGREADAPWRKAALERIEKHRKAELSLALTNSEGAALSNTEVHLKLRRHAFGFGSAVTAKHLCGTSADDARYREIVDRLFSIVVFENDLKDGNWEPFFDDGRKEKRNADLEQSFAWLGERHIRVRGHYLMQVATPFNFDGVKDNQAIHDRVLASVRERLTFVKDRVCEWDVINHPIAWSGADMLNKRPGLEKLDEEIFQLARTQTQLPFFVNEDQVFRPGPQHDDTFTYIQRLQAEGLAVQGLGNQAHFDESYLPSPTHLLEVTDHFQKLVKQQSITEYDIVTTNDDELAADYTRDVLIATFSHPAYTSFLLWGFWEGSHWKPEAASWNLDWTLKKRGEVLEEWIGKRWQTKVTLKTDAEGRLHWRGFPGWYEVTVKGSKTKDVEASAEGTSVKVRMEASPR
- the lysA gene encoding diaminopimelate decarboxylase gives rise to the protein MTLNPELLRKLAQTAGTPFWLYDAATLRQRIADIKFITDSPGVQARFAMKACPATKILQEMQKAGIWIDAVSGNEVLRALAAGYQGGQEPAQVALTCDVFRDNALDVVLKHGVLPNIGSPGQIQDLVKAGYKGGISVRVNPGFGHGHVNACDTGGPSSKHGIWFEDFAEINKAAQAAGFPIHMLHAHIGSGPQFDELVDNLTQLAEEFASFLPQLPDLRSVSLGGGIPHNYRDQHAKVPLERLKKLFADCRERLVAAEGRPIGLEIEPGRYYVAPTCILVAQVTDVKRTRDNAKGAGATFAMVDAGFVDLVRPAMYGSYHRITVLPHDGAERPEVPIVVAGPLCESGDVFTRDDQELLQPRDLPQPEAGDLLVLHDAGAYGYAMSSNYNSIGRAPQLWLEEDGSVQMISRREKLEDLLKAECSEKVAV